CACTTCAGTCACCTCAAGACTATCGCCATCAATGTCTGTGGCATTAGCTAAAAGCTGCTCTTCGCTAAGCGTATAGGTGTTATATTCCACACCGTCTGGCAAGGTGATCTCACCTACCACGGGCGTGTCATTTTCAGGGGTGACCGTCATGGTCACCGTGGCTGTGGTGGTCTCGTTATCCTCGTC
The Candidatus Terasakiella magnetica genome window above contains:
- a CDS encoding tandem-95 repeat protein; the protein is MPSALNVTQPANGEVTFNADGTVTYTPNDDYHGSDSFTYTVTDEDNETTTATVTMTVTPENDTPVVGEITLPDGVEYNTYTLSEEQLLANATDIDGDSLEVTEV